One Solea senegalensis isolate Sse05_10M linkage group LG3, IFAPA_SoseM_1, whole genome shotgun sequence genomic window carries:
- the cnga1b gene encoding cyclic nucleotide-gated channel rod photoreceptor subunit alpha: MAKVAPSAPPTTSGLAAPTIALEDMEEEAGGAMAGVSFSRGAGAGVLFNVNNSNNNEDEEEKKKKKKEKKERKEKKEKEKQEKKERKEKKKKEKEEKEKEKEKEKEKEKEKEKKAKEEAPKEITVIDPAGNTYYHWLFIITIPVMYNWTLIIARASFEELQSDYVVYWFIVDFLADLVYLADMVFRTRTGYLEQGLLVKDELKLRERYMKSFQFKLDLVSMIPTDVLYVVVGIKYPEIRLNKLFRFNRMLEFFQRTETRTNYPNALRISNLVMYIVIIIHWNACLYYSFSKAIGFGSDRFVYPDPSNPEFGRIARKYAYSMYWSTLTLTTIGETPPPVQDSEYFFVVTDFLVGVLIFATIVGNVGSMITNMNAARANFQARIDAIKQYMSFRKVTKDLEKRVIKWFDFLWTNKKAVDEREVLKYLPDKLRAEIAINVHLDTLKKVRIFADCEAGLLVELVLKLQPQVYSPGDYICKKGDIGREMYIIKEGKLAVVADDGITQFVVLSDGSYFGEISILAIKGSKAGNRRTANIRSIGYSDLFCLSKDDLMEALKEYPDAKALLEEKGRQILMKDGLLDLEVAAQGPDPKEMEEKVEKMTSALDVLQTRYARLLAEHEATHSKLKHRVTRLEKKITPPRADKPGDAPPPPTPEPQAAAKEEKK; this comes from the exons ATGGCTAAAGTTGCTCCATCAGCTCCGCCCACGACCTCTGGGTTGGCCGCACCCACAATCGCTCTAgaggacatggaggaggaggcagggggCGCCATGGCAGGAGTTAG tttttctcGCGGAGCAGGAGCTGGAGTTCTGTTCAatgtcaacaacagcaacaacaacgaAGACGA ggaggagaagaagaaaaagaagaaagaaaagaaagagaggaaagagaagaagga gaaggagaagcaggagaagaaggagaggaaggagaagaagaagaaggagaaggaggagaaagaaaaagagaaggaaaaggaaaaggagaaggagaaggaaaaggaaaagaaagccAAAGAGGAGGC TCCCAAAGAGATCACAGTGATTGATCCGGCAGGAAACACCTACTACCACTGGTTGTTCATCATCACCATCCCCGTCATGTACAACTGGACCCTGATCATAgcaag gGCGAGTTTTGAAGAACTACAGTCTGACTACGTGGTCTACTGGTTCATTGTGGACTTCCTTGCTGACCTTGTCTACCTCGCTGATATGGTCTTCAGAACCAGAACAG gtTACCTGGAGCAGGGTCTGCTGGTGAAGGACGAGCTGAAGCTACGCGAGCGCTACATGAAAAGCTTCCAGTTCAAACTGGACCTGGTGTCCATGATTCCCACTGATGTGCTGTATGTGGTCGTGGGAATCAAATACCCCGAGATCCGCCTGAATAAACTCTTCAGGTTCAACAG GATGCTGGAGTTTTTCCAGAGGACAGAGACCAGAACGAACTACCCCAATGCTCTTCGGATCTCCAACCTTGTCATGtacattgtcatcatcatccactGGAACGCCTGCCTGTATTACTCTTTCTCCAAGGCTATTG GTTTTGGATCAGACAGGTTTGTGTATCCTGACCCGTCAAATCCAGAGTTTGGACGTATAGCGAGAAAATACGCCTACAGCATGTACTGGTCCACACTGACACTCACCACCATTGGTGAAACACCGCCCCCAGTGCAGGACTCTGAGTACTTTTTTGTTGTGACTGACTTTCTG gTGGGTGTGTTGATCTTTGCCACTATTGTCGGTAATGTCGGCTCAATGATCACCAACATGAACGCTGCCAGAGCAAATTTCCAGGCTCGCATTGATGCAATTAAACAGTACATGAGCTTCCGAAAG GTAACAAAGGACCTGGAGAAGCGAGTGATCAAGTGGTTTGACTTCCTGTGGACCAATAAAAAGGCGGTGGACGAAAGAGAGGTACTTAAATACCTGCCTGACAAACTGCGAGCGGAGATCGCCATCAACGTTCACCTAGACACGCTGAAGAAG GTTCGTATCTTTGCGGACTGTGAGGCCGGCCTGTTGGTGGAGCTGGTGTTGAAGCTGCAGCCTCAGGTCTACAGTCCTGGAGATTACATCTGTAAGAAGGGAGACATTGGCAGAGAGATGTACATCATCAAGGAGGGAAAACTGGCTGTTGTGGCTGATGATGGCATCACACAGTTTGTTGTCTTGAGTGATGGAAGCTACTTTGGCGAGATTAGCATCCTGGCTATTAAAG GAAGTAAAGCAGGAAACAGGAGGACGGCTAACATCAGGAGCATTGGTTACTCCGacctcttctgtctctccaaaGATGACCTTATGGAGGCGCTTAAGGAGTATCCCGACGCAAAGGCACTGCTGGAGGAGAAGGGAAGGCAGATCCTGATGAAGGACGGACTGCTGGACCTGGAG GTAGCAGCGCAGGGCCCCGACCCcaaagagatggaggagaaggtggagaaGATGACGAGCGCGCTGGACGTCCTCCAGACACGTTATGCCCGACTTCTGGCCGAGCACGAAGCCACTCACAGCA